One window of Triticum dicoccoides isolate Atlit2015 ecotype Zavitan chromosome 5A, WEW_v2.0, whole genome shotgun sequence genomic DNA carries:
- the LOC119297660 gene encoding NDR1/HIN1-like protein 1, producing MSCCCGSLKCCCRFFGGLLGALFPIAVIILIYWAIFQPHQIRATVGSATLTGLTVTNASVVSYRLAVTLYIYNPSLRVGIYYDTLDAELSYRGASLGGPGAGASTASPAEFYQRRKSWETVKVEFDGSSGGILPGDVAAELEKEMGRGTVSLEVTVDARVRYRFNTIKIRQKPNLWCSLTIPVKPDQGRGVGGVLTSGDRCSVKY from the coding sequence ATGTCCTGCTGCTGCGGCAGCCTCAAGTGCTGTTGCAGGTTCTTCGGCGGCTTGCTCGGCGCCCTCTTCCCGATCGCCGTCATCATCCTCATCTACTGGGCCATCTTCCAGCCGCACCAAATCCGCGCCACCGTCGGCTCCGCCACGCTCACCGGCCTCACCGTCACCAATGCCTCCGTCGTATCCTACCGCCTCGCCGTCACCCTCTACATATACAACCCCAGCCTCCGCGTCGGCATCTACTACGACACGCTGGACGCCGAGCTCAGCTACCGCGGCGCATCGCTCGGCGGCCCCGGCGCTGGCGCTTCCACGGCGTCCCCGGCCGAGTTCTACCAGCGGAGGAAGAGCTGGGAGACGGTGAAGGTGGAGTTCGACGGGAGCAGTGGCGGCATCCTCCCCGGCGACGTTGCTGCGGAGCTGGAGAAGGAGATGGGTCGGGGGACGGTGAGCTTGGAGGTCACCGTGGACGCGCGGGTGAGGTACAGGTTCAACACCATCAAGATTCGCCAGAAGCCCAATTTGTGGTGCTCGCTCACCATACCGGTTAAGCCGGATCAGGGCCGCGGCGTCGGCGGCGTTCTTACCTCCGGTGACCGCTGTAGCGTCAAGTATTGA